The DNA window CACCAATTCAAATTCGCAAATTATCCACTCAGTATTCCAGCTGATAAAGAAGGAGCTCGTAGAGCAGCTCCCAATTCAGTGTCTTGCATGGGTAGATGCAGATAGGAGATAATGACATTACTAAACAATTCTCATGGCTTGTATTCCCTGTAGTGCTCTAAAGAATCTAGGTTCCTTTTGAGTTTGAAGATCATGAGGAATGTATCATAGGtgtttattgctaaaaaaaatgttggcacCAAAACTATTAGCAAATCCCAGTGTTTTCTGACTTGCAACAGGAACCTTCTCAATCAAGAGTGTGTAGTCGTTTCAACTTCCAAGACAACATGAACACAGCAAAAATACCTTCAGCAGCTTAAGTTTGAAGCTACATGGAAACAGGGTGAGGACAAAAGGCAGATGTGGAAAATTTTTTAACTGCCTCACTGCATATgtgcttttgcaaaaaaaaaaaaaaaaaggcaaattggGCATGTGCAAAGCGGGCCTCTGTGCTAGCATTTAAAAACCTCCATACATCGAGCGAGCACATTTACATCAcgaactgtttttttgttattgttttttttaatgcttagATTTTGTCACCAAAAACTGAAGCAACTGAGATTAAAAGAAagctcagtttttaaaaatacttaggTTAGCGCGGACTGGACCTTAAAGAAAGACTAGTTTTATTCAAACAACCACTGTAAATCATCAGACAAAATCGcttgttcaaaataaacaatcctaCAAACTATTGTAAATTTTAATTGGAAAGATATTGAAGTGTAATATTCATTCACACTATAGATACATTTGAATGCACACTGAAGCTCCGCACTCAAAGATTTGAACGCAACTTACTACAAAAAGGAATACCCATATGTTTTGCCTATCGCAAAAGTGGGTCATATTACATCAACCAAGGCTGGAGGTTTACAAAAACACTGGTAATTGTCTTGGCGCTCCTGGTCTTCTACCTTTGGATTCTCCTCATTTAAGAGGTGCTTTGACCTCCACGAATCTCTTGAAGTTTTCACGCTTTTCCACTTCCTCCCAGTCACAAGCTGCACCGCAGGCGTCTGCCCTTCCATTGTTCACATTCCTGAtgaaggtggtggtggtgggggcaGGGAGGGGACACAGCGGGcagaaatacataaacacaTGTATCACTTACCCCTGAAAcaggcctgagtgatcctggtgaTATGCACTCAGGCCTCTGCCCTACAGCAGGGAGGGACTGGAGGTCACTGCTCAGCCGAGGAGCAGAAACCGGCTCATGAGGTGACGGATACAAATACCCTGCCTACGAGTTATCAGTGGAGCTCTCGTTGCTGGTGGAATCTGAGGACGGAGGGgaagaagaggtggaggaggaggacgacgaTGAGGACGAGGAAGAAGGGGAGGATGTAAAGTTAATCTCTGAGAGTTCTGGAGGGTTTGTTGCCGTGTTCAGTCCAGTCAAGCTCGTCCTGCATACTGGACAAGTGTCgtgctgcagaaaacaaacacagggGTGTTATGGATGTTTACCCTTCATGACCCTGTTTCAAACACCAACCGGTGAATGCTTACAGTAAACAGAAGGGAAAATGGGGTAGGATAAGTGAAATACCTGTTCCAGCCAGGGGACTATGCAATCATTGTGAAACATGTGATTGCACGGGAGCTGTCGCACGTTTTCTCCAACACTGTAATCTTCTTTACACACTGGACATTCCAGTCCTGAAGCTGAAAAGAAGTGTGCGAAAACGTCAGGTAGACAGAGTATGTGAATATGACCCTTTACCAGATTTGCCCGCAGAAATACAGTATTATGAACTTCTATTATCTGGATGCTCTGTTGGGCAATTACCGTATTCATTATTGATAAAATGTCAGAGTCACAAACAAACAGCTACACTCTtgaaacaaaagtcaaaatctTGCTCCTGTTGGAAATGGAAAACTTTGTCGAAGCGCTAGCCTAATGCTAGCATGTTTACACCATCTTGTCAAGGTAATTGTGTGGATAAAAACATCCAGGAAATTCATTTATGTGAATTGTCCAGGGTGTAcgccgcctctcgcccggaacgttagctggagataggcaccagcacccctcctgacccctctaaggtacagaaaatggatggatggaaattcGTTTACCCACCGTGCAAAGATAGTGCAGTGCTCTGAATGTCTAGAGTTTTAGCTGCTAAAAGTTTGTTGCTTTTAGTCCTTTTTACTTACCAACATGCTCATCAGTAATTTCCACTGTAGgaagactttttattttgtcactgtCAGCAGGCGGTGGACCTGAGTTCTCAAACTGGTTTAATaactaaacagaaaagaaaacattcatgattgaattatttgatttatacttCAGACTTGCAAAAAACATaacttgcattttatttgtggtttaCTTATTCTTTTATTACCTGTGTTATAATAGCATCAAGTCCATTAGCACCCCAAGCATAGTCCATTGGATTGGAGTGGAGAACCCCCCTTTAAAATAAGAGATACTGAAGTAAAGAAACTGCTGCAAGTTTATCTCTTTGCTTCTCAAATGTCAGTACCACAGACTCACCAGGCCCCAACACCAATATTTGAAGGAGGTCCAATTATTCCATTCACAAGTTGTTGGATGAtactatgaaaaaaacaaatgacaaagaatgagacaaaaagaacatttagaaaaatagGGTGGTGCTTTTAGGAAAGCAGAAATGTCTAAATGTCTCACCCTTCTAAAGTAGGAGCTCCGTCGTGCCTTCCTGCTTGCCGTCTTGAACCATGACGACTTCTACTCTGCCTGGCACCGTATCGCTGCCGAGATGACATGTCCCTTTCCGACTGGTTTTCAGCATCCCGATTGTCCTCTGTCCCTAGTCCAGGCCCAAGGTCAAAGGTGTCATCAAAGACGCTAACGGAAAACTGACCAAAGCCGGAGGGGAACATAGATAACTGCTGGTCCatattctggtaaaaaaaaaccaacaacaacagcataataaaagaaatgaacaaCTCAATGCCTTATTTTTAAGGTAAACttcacaaaagacaaaaataatgtgCAAAAGCAGAACTGAAAGCTATGACAAGTTCTATCATGTCAACTATAGGTTCAACAAAAATGTCAGCTAAAGCAGTTTTAAGAACTGCTGACTCTGTTACACAACAGTGTGCATAACAGAGTCACAGGAGTCAAAAGGCACAGGCAGCTCCTTGTTAAAGACAAGAATCTGAGTAAAGATTAGGTTAAAAACCTCCAATGGTTGTTGGTTCTGGGGTCCGCTGGACATGGTGGACATGGACCCATTGTCCGCTCTAGACAGGGAAGCAGATTGTTGACAAAGTTACAAGGGAGCCTAATAGGAACActgtttttccactttttcaaaccagaatgatttaaaaatatctacattAGCAGGTTTTGCCGTCACTTCTTGCCAAGTTTATCACTCCTTCCAGTTCTGATTTGGATGTAAATAATAGAGCATGTTCCATAAATATTTGCCCATTCCGCTAACATGATCATAATACTAGGTAAAGTGtaatattaaagcaaaaatataaaacccaGTTGATATTTAACACCCACAGTCAATTTTCTATCTGGAAGACTCACCCAAACAAAAGTTAGGGACTCTGTTATGCACAACATAAAACCTAAATGTTGTGAACTTACCTGAATCTAAGTATTCAAAAGCTATGTcctgaaaatatgattaaaatcaACTACATGATAGGTTTCAGAGGTGGCCTCACATTCTAATGTCAGTAATTGTGTGTCACCAAGGTAAATTAAGCTTCTTTTTggtaaagacaaaaatatatggATAAATATGTCTAACAATAAACAGTGGCCTAATCACacctatttatttaaacaattcaGGATTTTTGGTACATTGTGCTTAGTTACTACTTTACATGCACCTTCTCTCTTCCAGCAGCTCCTCAATAAATCCAGACTCACATTGTGGACACATGTATtcctgtgaataaaaaaaagggtagattaaaaaaaaagttcaacaacAGACCTGTCACTGTGTACTATAATTTTATGAACAGCTGTAATAATCTGTGTGGTTGCAATGCAGTGTAATGCAGAATGCCAAACTTTAAATCACCTACTTGAAATCTCTGAATCAAAAAACCCGATTCCCTCACGATTTACTGTTTACAAATTTTAGCATAGGAGCACAGAGTGCATTTTATTTCCCAGCCCAGGGTTTGCCCCCAGAGTATTacaagcctggtgggccacaaGGCTTTACTTTTGCCCCCACCAGACTTAggattgcttatttatttaagtttttgttaaatgtttgcatttttaagaatttgtagttggtgttcagatattaatcttccaataacacataattattaagtgatattttcaaatttcctgtcaacttcaaaaatttttaattcaaaaacatggcgggccactggatgaatgactgccgagCCCCCcgaccactgggcttagcaagttttctgggggaatcCTTGCTAGCCTATTTCTTATTACGTGAGGAagaacttacatttttatttgtagaggTGACTTCAAGTCAAAGACCATCATAACACATGGGTCTGAATAACGGacttcttccttcttttttgaTCATTCAAGCTTTTTAAACAGTAACGGTTTTACCTTTGCGATGAAGACTAACGAGAGGGTAAAATTGCTTATCGATAATTTGATCAAGTACCCTATAAGAGGCGTCAGATCAATTTCAAggcacatgtttgtttttgtgcaacaCATAAAAGCAGCGTTTTTATATACATCTGTAATAAATTCAAGAATTAAAAGACATAATGTAGTGAATGCAATAAACAAGATCACCTTTTACACAATAAACCCAGTATTCTAGCTGAAATATAGTCATCAAGAAACAGGTCCATCATTACAAATACATTCTTGAAGACATTTATAGTCTTTTTGTGTATAAACAGGGCCAACCATAGTCTTAGCTCAACATCCTCTGAGTGAATACCAGCAAAAATGGATCagacaaagattttatggtCAAAACTGTTTATAGAGAATATCCAGCCAAGTTCAAGATGAAACTTCATCTATCTCTAAAATGCATTCATTTTAACCTTTAAAGAGATAACACAAAACTTAAAGCAACCTATTGATCAATGCAAAACAAGATAAAGAGACGCTTAAAACATTGTAATGCGCATGTCCTATCAGCGAGTATAAATATAAGTTTAAagatattgatatttattgctGCCCTCGTAGAagaaactgtggagaaattaaataaaaatcacaatctCAACACtagattttgatttttgaactTTGCAAACATTATGCTGTTAAGTATTACAAAGATTAAATAACTATTCACAATAACCACACACAGTACAATCATTTCCCATCCTAGTCCTAAccatgaaaaatgtaattatagGTTCTTTACTAGACATGGAAATATCTACAAATAATTTGGAAACTGAGCTACTCTTTAGTGATATTTCAGTCACAACTTTCCACAGATTACAATCCAATTGCATCCGTGTTTGCtctaagttttagtttttaacctGATATAATATATAAGATATATAAGACCCCTACtttagtgtttattttatatatcaGTAAGGAGGGACATTACAATTCTGGTATAGTTAGGTTGCAATTAGCAAAATCATAGCATTGAAATCAATGAAATGCTAGATCAGGTCTATGGTTACATGGTTAAAATAGAAAATCCAGCAGCTAACAGTTCCTTCTGCTGTTAGCTCCATAGTAACCCTCCATAGTTACCCTCCATAGTTACCCTCCTCCAGCATTACAGACGTTAAGCAGACGTTTAAATAAGTTCTAACCACATATTATATGTACATATTATGCTTCTGTCACATTTTTATGCCACTGGCAAAGTTAGGGGATTgcattttatgtctttatttgcaGTAAAAGCAAAATCATCTTAACGTCTTATCTGCCGTATGTGTTGCGTAGTTGTATTAGCAGTGGCTGCGGAGATCGACGGCTAATGATTTAAAGAGCATGGCTACAGAGTGACAGATCATTCTAGACTACCAGAGGAAAGCAAGCACAACTCTGCTGTTTACCTGAGTGGCTAACCAAGCtaattttttaaagcagttaCATAAATCATACgatgcattaaaaatatactAAACAAATGTGAGCTGTGCTTAAATGTAAATCatatacatattttaatcaaagaatCCGCGCAGTTATTTTTGGACGTTAAATAGAACACCACTGATCAAAACAGCTAGCAGTTAGCTTCAACATAGCCATTTGGAGGcataagaaattaattaaactCTGTTGCAAGTTGTGTAACACGAGTGGCATATAAGCGAAAATAGCAAGTACGCAGTTTATGTTTTGATTATAACAAAGATAATCAGCTAAGTAGGTTGAGGTGAATGATAAGCGGAACATCTCAGGAGGCTGTTAGCagtgttagcatgctaacgACTGTCACGTCGCTACACCGAAGTGTATGAAAGCAAACACAACCCCGTGGTGTTTTCCTTGACAGAGTTTTCgtattcaatgtttttttattaccaaTACTCACGGGAAGCCGAGGACTAATCTCCAGTGAGCATCTGTGACAGAAGAACCGGCTGGTGCATGGAGGAGCTTCAGCCATCTTTACTTTCTATACAGctagaaaaaa is part of the Xiphophorus hellerii strain 12219 chromosome 9, Xiphophorus_hellerii-4.1, whole genome shotgun sequence genome and encodes:
- the LOC116726293 gene encoding E3 ubiquitin-protein ligase RNF126-like, which encodes MAEAPPCTSRFFCHRCSLEISPRLPEYMCPQCESGFIEELLEERRADNGSMSTMSSGPQNQQPLENMDQQLSMFPSGFGQFSVSVFDDTFDLGPGLGTEDNRDAENQSERDMSSRQRYGARQSRSRHGSRRQAGRHDGAPTLEGIIQQLVNGIIGPPSNIGVGAWGVLHSNPMDYAWGANGLDAIITQLLNQFENSGPPPADSDKIKSLPTVEITDEHVASGLECPVCKEDYSVGENVRQLPCNHMFHNDCIVPWLEQHDTCPVCRTSLTGLNTATNPPELSEINFTSSPSSSSSSSSSSSTSSSPPSSDSTSNESSTDNS